In one Podarcis muralis chromosome 7, rPodMur119.hap1.1, whole genome shotgun sequence genomic region, the following are encoded:
- the LOC144328335 gene encoding uncharacterized protein LOC144328335, with the protein MLAATYCGLAAHEEASVRESAIEHLGLLRGWARDQRLPITTTEKEAIRELVVVLIHLEDEDLEVAKAARRALSHLAPEVKWWAHSNKFSLHFALHQAAKHLSKTFSKGILRSAALSCTQLSANRLPAVSRVAALLLGKSSNVLPW; encoded by the exons atgctggcggcAACCTACTGCGGCCTGGCTGCCCAT GAGGAAGCCTCCGTCCGGGAATCAGCCATCGAACATCTGGGGCTGCTTCGGGGCTGGGCGAGAGACCAAAGACTTCCCATtacaacaacagaaaaggaagCCATTCGCGAACTGGTTGTGGTCCTTATTCACCTCGAAGACGAGGACCTTGAAGTGGCCAAG GCCGCAAGGAGGGCTCTTTCCCATCTAGCCCCAGAAGTCAAGTGGTGGGCTCATTCCAACAAATTTAGCCTCCACTTTGCTCTCCACCAGGCTGCCAAGCATCTG AGCAAGACCTTCAGCAAGGGCATCCTTCGGAGTGCTGCCTTATCATGTACGCAGCTGTCTGCCAACAGGCTGCCAGCAGTCTCCAGGgtggcagctctgcttctgggtaagtcaagcaacgttcttccctggtag
- the LOC144328336 gene encoding uncharacterized protein LOC144328336 encodes MDFVARIKSGMIRRKALRDLCAFLQKIQEHPSAVIHACSYGQLVAISCLCALDPDPESRQRAAEALCHLLPILQHNEETLAGTLRNQMLIIGAEQVLESTGGPVPGLFVNNCHSLVRVFGAFLPAAQLLEAMCFLARDLVLESSFDPLDISHLLQDFIKQFGGTKVKVEVLLEAFYKIAQGPTVQGRNMAVFAFSILAHHHLDKVVQYLLQFPFGDCERVWKEVLPSADPEKLIHLMAEQLYQSPLAESATQVQHLSSLLHAILRMEDYKAAVRQNFPQLLIALLGMVVNFHYYQEFLGGAKEVLHLLLGTTGEQVEAAIVDQLFCRETFSQGLSAMVRAVGKRSWWIPPMVESIIAALEDQDFAGMPQVAAAIYIELLSCRLEVYPCEDTLEQLLNWLEYDCLEVRKLSVRGISLLLDSGMASDAHRKGGYRSRF; translated from the exons ATGGATTTCGTCGCAAGAATAAAGAGTGGGATGATCCGAAGGAAGGCGCTCCGAGATCTTTGCGCCTtcctgcagaagatccaggaacat CCATCGGCAGTGATTCATGCATGCTCCTATGGCCAACTGGTGGCGATTTCCTGCCTTTGTGCATTGGATCCGGACCCGGAGAGCAGGCAGCGGGCAGCAGaggctctctgccatcttctgccCATCCTGCAGCACAACGaag agacacTGGCAGGAACGTTAAGGAACCAAATGCTCATCATCGGAGCTGAGCAGGTCCTCGAATCCACCGGAGGACCGGTTCCTGGGCTGTTTGTGAATAACTGTCACTCTCTTGTCAGG GTCTTTGGCGCCTTTCTCCCTGCGGCGCAGCTCTTGGAGGCCATGTGCTTCCTGGCCAGAGACCTGGTTCTTGAGAGCAGCTTCGACCCCTTGGACATCTCCCACCTGCTGCAAGATTTCATCAAGCAGTTTGGCGGCACAAAAGTGAAG gtggaggtgctgctggaggccttcTATAAGATCGCCCAGGGGCCTACAGTGCAAGGcaggaacatggccgtcttcgcgTTCTCCATCTTGGCGCACCACCACCTGGACAAAGTGGTGCAATATCTCCTCCAGTTTCCCTTCGG AGACTGCGAGAGAGTATGGAAGGAGGTTTTACCATCGGCCGATCCAGAAAAGCTGATCCATCTCATGGCCGAGCAGCTTTACCAAAGCCCCTTGGCGGAATCTGCCACCCAAGTG caacatctcagcagcctgttgcacgccatcctcaggatggaggactacaaggcagctgtgcgccagaacttcccacagctgctgatCGCTCTCCTGGGGATGGTTGTCAACTTCCACTACTATCAGGAATTCCTCGG agggGCTAAGGAAGTTCTGCACCTCCTTCTTGGCACCACTGGAGAGCAAGTGGAGGCGGCCATCGTCGACCAACTTTTCTGCCGGGAGACTTTCAGCCAGGGGTTGTCTGCCATGGTGAG aGCTGTCGGAAAGCGAAGCTGGTGGATCCCTCCCATGGTGGAAAGCATCATCGCTGCTCTCGAGGACCAGGATTTTGCCGGGATGCCACAAGTCGCGGCAGCTATCTACATCGAG CTGCTCAGCTGCCGTCTGGAGGTCTATCCCTGTGAAGATACACTGGAGCAGCTCCTCAACTGGCTGGAATACGACTGCCTGGAAGTCCGGAAGCTCAGCGTCAGAGGGATATCCCTGCTTCTGGACTCTGGCATGGCAAGTGATGCTCACAGGAAGGGGGGGTACAGATCTCGATTCTAA